CGGCACCGGCACTGGGGTTGGGAAGCATCAGAGAATGGGATGCACTACCGGagatggcttctttgccgagtgtctgagactttgccgagtgttttttatcgggcaacTCGGCAAAGATGCCGTCACGTTGGCGCACGCCGTAACgacgacttttctttgccgagtgtcagattagcactcggcaaaggctttgccgagtgcccgataaagcgcactcggcaaagaggtcttcgccgataaactgtttaccgagcgctctttgccgagtgtaacactcggcaaaggttttgccgagtgtatatcggcctttgccgagtgtctgaggcactcagcaaagaagccgCCTCCGGTAGTGATGTAAGCTCAGAGTTCAATTTCTGTGAGGCATCCACTTCACCGCCGGAGCCAGCAGTACTGGCGCATCATGTGTGACCATCGCTCTGTGGTGGTCAGAACCACCCGCTTTGCCACCGGAGCCAGCGACGTTGCCCTTAAGGGCGGTGTGCGCTTCTACGGCGAAATCGTCATCACCGGCGCAGTTCCTTTGCTTTAGGAGCTTGGACTACGTCGCCGACCGCAGCGACAAAATTCGTCCTCTTCTGGAGACTTCGTCAGAAGCTTCAGAGAATAGGATGTAAGCTCAGAGTTTAATTTCCATGAGACGTCTAGAGACGCAAGCAGTACCTGTTGACGGCATTGCAGAGGGCGCCAAACTAGAACGAAAAGGAATCCCATGCATCTGGTATGCAAATTAGGTGTTGTGTATGTCAATGctgctctggtgctgctgctgcatgaacaCTGAGTGGATCTGACACCACACGACGACGAGAGGTACGGTGGTCCAGGCGCAGCGTGTCATTGACCAGCATGTCAGCTCGTCGCACCGATGCATCTGGTACCCACGTGAGCAGATTTGCATACCAGATGCTGATGCGTGCCGCATGCAGTCCCAGACAATTGGACGACCGCCAAATGGGGCGTGCTTAGCTAGGCATGAAGGAGAAAATGTCATGCACAGGAGCTCTGCTCACAGAGCTTGTTTGCTGCTTCACTCGTCGTCCGCCGCCTCAAGTGCGACCCCAACTATACAGGGACATGATCTTAGAAACGGGTTGTGCCTCCGTGCTCATGAAGCTGCATGCATGGGGAACAGACAGATCACTGGTAGCACTCATCATCGTCCGAGAAGCCCTGATGGTGGGACAGAGCCTGCCGAGTTTAGCTTTTGCTAGCTAGGACAGGGGAATCTATAGCACAATTCTTGTGCGCATGAACTTGGACATCTAGCTATTAACGTGCGGCAAAGCTGTGTCCCTTTTCGTCAAGTTCCGGATTGCAATAGTAGTCTGGTTTGTAAGGACCTTACTTGATTATTCATAATAAAGCTTTGCCCTTCACAAAAGGAAAAAAACAGATTTCTTTCTAGTACGACACCTGTGATCAGCGTGGCCCCCTTTACAAGGGATTTTAATTATATGCAGTAGCTGATGCCTGTTGGGGACCTTTGCATAATTTATACAACATGGTCAAGTTTTTTAAGAAAGCATTAATAAAGACATATAGGAACATGTGGGCATGTCATCTGCATCTTGATTTTACGTTCGCAAGGATCCCTAGACAATACCAAACATCTCATGCAATTCGTACATATATGTGTTGCCCCTGTTGTAACGCACAGGCAATCACCTAATGAGTTATTTATCCAATAATGCAGCATAATGAGACGCGTGACAAGTCTACACTACTACAGATTCATTATCACCACTGGTTCCAAAACCCGCCATTACTGCTAGTTTCGGGGCCTCAGTGGTGATAACCATGGTCATCACCGGCAGATAAAAtgtttttttgtagtagtgctggAAATGTTTTGGACACAGTGGCACTGGGAAAAGTTTTGTTCAGGGTTTCAGGAGGACCACAAGTAGAATTGTGATCCAGGTGCGGGGCAATTTTGCAGTGGCAATGCTTGTTGCAAGGTGGCTGTTCCAGAGCTGCACGCGGGACGCCTCCTTGGAACATAGTGTTGCCGCTGCTGATGGCCATGCTGTTGACCTTGCACTCTCATTTTATTCCAGCCATCCACGTAGTGTTCCTGTTATGGCTTTGTTTGACAACAATCCATCGCAATACAGGGGAGTTTAATCCACTACTTTAGAAAGAATACAGTGTTTTCTTCGTGGTGTCCCCATTATATTGGTTGGGTTGGCAATGGAAATAAATATAAATTGCTACAATCTTGACTTTCGAGTAGTTTACTTTTACTTTTGGACCACACAGGAGCACATAACCACTAGAGGGGAGACATATGAACACTAGTGTACAAAGGAAAGATCCACGAGGCCAAGCCACATTTCTTCTTTTACGTGTAGTATGTTGTGACACTAATATAGAGAATTCAGATGGTTACCGTAAGATGGCTCGAGATTCTTGTCTCAGTGGGTTTAACTTCGTCCATCTAATGCGGAAAAATGAGGGATGGTTTAGTAGTTTAAAAACGTTTGGGAATAGGAGGCATCATGTGAAATTTAATTCAGGGTTTCAACACAAGCTTCTGGAATTCCAAGAGAGAAGAGGATGGTGTTTTGTTGCTTTTGTCAAGTCTAGTGTATTGATTTTTTTTGGGGCCAACATGACATTTGATCAGGTCTAGTGTATTGTTGCTTTGTCACTGACCATTCAGTTGAATTGTGATGAATTCAGGTGGGTGGATCATGAGGTGTAGCTTTCTTGGTCTACATCCACCCGATGAATGTGTTGGTTGGTATGTAGGATCCCAGTACTACTGTATTCTTTCTCAGACGGTCAAAAGTCATTAACGGAGATGACCAAGCCGTCCGCCTCCAGTTCAATGTCTATGTTAATCTGGATCTTACAGAGGTGAGCATATGCCCATCTCggtaaataaattaaaaaaataaaaaataaacagaGAGCCCGTTGATGGGCTTGCTGATCTCTTATGCACGTGCGCCACCGCCGCTCGCCGGATCTGGATGGCATCGAGCTCTCTGGTAATTTCTTGTTTCCCTTCATGAGGCAGTTCTCTTTTCTCCATGTATTGTGGCAATAATTGATCTATTCTTTGGGCTCAATCATGTAATAGAAGATATATCAACTCACACCTCCATTCCATTCACAAATTGTGTCTTCTTTAGATAGTCATGGTGCTCTGTTCAGCTATATGCAATCGGTTCTGTCTTTGTCAAATAGTGTCTGCTATTGGGAACCGATGGGAGAGTGAACAATTGACACAGAGACTCAGAGTAGTCAATACACCATAGTAACTGTCAATCACTACCTGTCCGAAAGTAGCTTTTATTGCCAGATTTGTCAAATTTTGATCTGGTACTGGGAAATCGGTAATGATGCCCATGGTGTCTCACTACCGGTTGTTCACATGGTAGTGATACCCATTttcattaaacaaaaaaaagaaaaaacactgCACCCCCACGCACTGGAGCTGGGCTGTGCCCACTGCCACCGTGCCCCATGCAGGGCCTGCGTCCGAGAGTTGGGCTCCAAGGTCGAACCCTCGTGTCGGGGCAGGCCACACTTGCAGGGGCACACCCTTGCGCCGGTCTCATGTGCCACCGCCACACTTGCAGGTTGAGTTACATAGTTCCATGAGTACAATTTTGCCCTTATGCCAGCAACGGCATATTCTGCCATACTGAGTACATCTCTTGGGGGCCTTAGTGACATTTACACATCCAACCGCCTTTGCTAATGGGCCATTGTTGAGCCAGGCCCTCCCCAACAGGTCCTCTATGTCGGGTCCTCCCAGTTTTACCGCTAGAGTCGTGCTTTTTCTTTAGTCTATGGCTTCATCCTTCGGCTCGCTTTTGACGCCTTTGTCCTCCTTATGGGCACGCCGAAGGTTGTAGTTTTCCGGCGAAGGCTTCCCCCTCGGGGGATTCCCAAGCGGAGGTCCCGTGAGCCTTCGCCAAATCATCCTTGGTGACCCTGCGGGCCTTCGCCTAATCATCCTTGGTGACCCGCGAACCTTCAATGATCCATCGTTGACATCCCTGTAGAACCATCACAAAAGACCGGTTTTATCAGTGGGCCTTCAGGCGCAAGTGATGGCCCAACAATAATAACTTCTTCTGTCGTACCATCCTTAAATGTCACACAGTGCCAACCAAAGGAGGCATATAAAATGTCAGCATATGTACAAGGCAACACGTAACATAGCTAAGCCTCAGTTCATGGGTTACCACATAGATCAATATATATAGTGCTAGTGCATAGGCATGGGTAATCAGATTTCTTTCTGTTTGACTTATTATATCAAATGCAGCAGAATGAGATGCGCTACAAATGTTTGGGACAGAGAGGCATCGGGGAAAGTTTTATTCAGGGTTTCAGGAGCACCACAAGCAGCACTCCTAACCACAGCGCGGGGCAATTCTGCTGTGGCAATGCAAGTTGCAAGGTGGCTCTTTCCGGAGCTGCACGCAGACGCGTCTGCTTTCAATGCAGTGTTGCCGCCACTGATGGCCACATGTGCGGCAGACAAGGTGTGGACAAGCTAGAGGTGCATCGAAGTTCCTGTTAGAATGTTGCACTGGAGTTTGTTTCGTAACTCAATTGATTTGATATTAAGGCCAACTCTTGGGGGCTAGCTCATGTCTCGTTgtgtctctttttctttttggacCTTAGTGCTTTTAACTATAAATATCTTatgttatttttattttattttataaaaagGCATTGAACTTTCATTGACATGATAATGTTATGTTTATCAGTCTTAGTTCTTAGCTTTACAAGTACTAAATGTTTTCCTTGTGATGTCTCATTATAATTATGGTTGGGTCAGCAATGAAAAGATCCATAAATTGCAACAATCTTGACTTTGAttagtttatttttattttttgaattaTGTGTTTTTACTTTCTATGAGAGGCACTGTGTAATAGAGAAGGGCAGCATGGGTTGGGCTGGGCAGTAAAAAAAATATTGTCAAAGTGAAAAGGTCCATGTATGATTGTGTTGGCGTAGAACAGCTTTTTTATTTCACATAACCCTGATAGTACAGAATAGAGTATAGATGAAGAAACTTGTTGGCCAAGAGGCATGGCGGGGCTCCATTGATCCGGCTTCACTGCATGTAGTCTGGTTCGTGAATCATCCACTATGGGTGTCGTTGTCATCATTAGCTTCACTGTCGTACTCTCCTATAGTTCTATGGTGGAATAAGCTACTTCAACTAAGGAAGCGATGCCATTGTTTGGCTAAGGGTTAACTGTCTGGAAAAGCTTGGGGGCCTTGGAGTACTTCTCCATGAGAATTGTGCATGAGCCCTATGCTTACGATGGATATATATAGCATGAATGGAAAGCGCACAAGTTTTTGTGGGAATGAAAACTCCTTGTGAGCAGACGGTATTGTGATGAACAGACAATAGCCTATTTTTCAGCCGCAACCAAAATAACTCTCTGGAAAGCAGAGAAACCTCCTTCTGGCACTACACATGGGATAAATATGGTTGGCTGCCAAAAGATATCGCACTCGTACCACAAGTCATTCGGCTATCCAAATAAAAAACAAAGCAGTAAGCTACGACAAAGCAGTAAGCTAGACCCTGGAGAACACAGTACGACAAAGCAGTAAGCTATAGCATCACTTATTAATAATAATAACTTCTTCCACGGTACCATCCTTAATTGTCACACGGTGCCAACCAATTGAGGAATATAAAATGTCAGCATATGTACCAAGGCAACACGTAACATAGGCACATAGCTAAGCCTCAATTTCATGGGTTGCCACATAGATCAATATAGTGCATAAACATGGTTGATCAGATCGAGAATTCTTGCCATATGAGTTAATATACCCAATGCAGCAGACTGAgatacactactggaaacagagactttgccgagtgcaaaattctttaccgagtgtcaaaaattggacactcggcaaagatcttctttgctgagtgccggaaactcggcaaacacgggcactcggcaaaggacttctttgccgagtgccagactctcggcaaaatctctacacttggcataggctgcccgtgaaACGGCGCCCTGCCACGGCCTTCTTTGTCGAGCGCCTgcggttaggcactcggcaaagatttgtttttttttgtttttaatttctttgccgagtgccccagatctggcactcggcaaagatttaaattttttttttaattctttgccgagcgtctcagatatggcgctcggtaaagaaattttttttatttttaaatactttgccgagtgccccgtggacggcactcggcaaagatttaatttttttttattatttctttgccgagtgctcctgtggatgcactcggcaaagaggaaattttaaaaaaaaatttaaaacattctttgccgagtgcctaatggctggcactcggcaaagacaccctttgccgagcgccatgccccggcactcggcaaagtttttttgtttttttttgtttttggcctccaatttttttgtgcagcctttttaaagcaccaggaactcctagttacaatttagGAATattttgtggctttttgttatatttagttactttatttcgtttacttgaatttttctggaaattagaaatttgaactgcacgtggtacgaataatggagtttaatgattcgaaaattgatagtcatgttagtgagtgttatgagaggccgtatccaggaacggaccatgtggagatgtcctagtttgtaagcatcgtacgtgacaatgtgcacgaaatcttctaaaatttttatcatagcctccacatatgatatcacgacatctcaacaagtttcatgattttcagacttcgtttgctttttatagaatttataaacacttcacacgTAATTttgcggacatgtttcgtgaacaagatgtccgaaatttcgagTCCGTTcttggatacggcctctcacaacactcactaacatgactatcaattttcgaataattaaactccattattcgtaccacgtgcagttcaaatttctaatttccggaaaaattcaagtaaactaaataaagtaactaaatataacaaaaagccacaaaaaatccccaaattgtaactaggagttcctggtgctttaaaaaggctgcacaaaaaaattggaggccaaaaacaaaaaaaaacaaacaaactttgccgagtgccggggcatggcactcggcaaagggtgtctttgccgagtgccagccatcaggcactcggcaaagaatgttttaatttttttttaaatttcctctttgccgagtgcatccacaggagcactcggcaaagaaataataataaaaatttaaatctttgccgagtgccatctagggggcactcggcaaagtattttaaaaataaaaaaaatttctttgccgagcgccagatctgagacgctcggcaaagaatttaaaaaaatttaaatctttgccgagtgccagatctggggcactcggcaaagaaattaaaaacaaaaaaaaacaaatctttgcctagtgcctccctgatccggcactcggcaaagctgcggACTTAGCGGTTTTTTGACCGGGCCGGGCAGTCACTGCCAGGCATCCCGTGCCCACGCCTGCCCGCCCACTCCTGCCCGCcccgctcgcccgcgccgccaccggcCGCCCGCGCCGCCTTGCCCTCGCTGCCCATGCGCCCGGCCGCCCGTGCGCCGTGCCCTCGGCCGACCCCTGCCCCCGGCCAGCGCCGCCCGCAGCCTTCATGCCAGGCCGCGCCATGCCCCCCGGCTGGCCCTTCCCCAGGCCGCGCCGCCCTGACCCCGGCCGGCCCTGTGCCCCGACCGCTGCCTTTTTTCCAGCCTTGCCTTGCCCCCAGCCGCGCCCCGTGGACCACCCGCCCCGACGTCATCCGTGCTCGACCCCGTCCCCGACTCCGCCCGATCCCGACGCCGCTCGCCCCTACCccgtcgcccgtcaggtatgccttctcacttattattgtcgaggtagtggtagttgtagtagtattagttgtactagtggtagtattagtacaactagtggtagtattagttgtagaattagtggtagtagtagtagaagtagtggtagtagtaggtagtagttgtagcaatagtggtagtagtagaagaaccaatggtagctagtagtagcaatagtgaaagtagtagtacaagtagtggtactacttggatatattcttctgcatggattgatatccaaactacatggct
Above is a genomic segment from Miscanthus floridulus cultivar M001 chromosome 3, ASM1932011v1, whole genome shotgun sequence containing:
- the LOC136543356 gene encoding uncharacterized protein gives rise to the protein MTSGRVVHGARLGARQGWKKGSGRGTGPAGVRAARPGEGPAGGHGAAWHEGCGRRWPGAGVGRGHGARAAGRMGSEGKAARAAGGGAGERGGQEWAGRRGHGMPGSDCPARSKNR